GTAGTCGGCTTCTACGGCCCCATACAAGCTGATCAATACCATCCTGTTTCATGTTGTATGCGGCGACCAATTTGACTTGGACTCCCGAAATGTTTCATGTGTTCTAGTAACGGCCGACCGAGTGGCGTTTGTGACATTGAGCGACGAAGGCCTCAATGCATGCCAATCAGCGTTCCCGGTACGAAATAAACATGGCTTGCAAAGTCCGTAAAACTTGTCAGCAGCAAAACAGAAATACGTATTTGTCTCCCGGGAATGCTTTGATCAGAGCTAAATTAAGGCAATGATATATTGTATATGAAGGTAAGAAGGCGCAGAGGGGCAATACCCCCGCGTCAATGTCAGGGCGGAGTAACAAATATCATCTACAATTACCCTAAAGTTTCACATTTATGCGGAGAGTGACGATAGTTCTTAAGATTGCGGAGTCGGCAGCAGCATTAGATTAGATAAAACAAACGTGGGTTTTGGCAAGATATAAAAGCGATGCTGGCTTAAGGCCTGGCCAGTGGGAAGAGGGACTAAAGCAGTAGAAAGCCTTGGATTGATTCAGATTCTTCAGATATTCCTTATTTTTTTTGCTAGGAGTATCCAGCTTTGTACTCTCGTGTGCTCTTGGTAGCAACTTACGATTGGCCACAAAACTGCTCTTACTCAGAACCGCACAAGAGAAGATTCACCATGACTACTTATTTTGAAAAGAAGACTCCCGTGTACTACTCGCCGGGCAAAGCAGTTGCACCTTCTGCCATAGGGGACGCATTTGCGCTTCCCGTTGGAGCTGAAGAACCGAAGCCAAAACGTCCTCTGTCAGCTTACAACTTCTTTTTCAAGAGAGAACGCCAGGATATTCTGAGAAATACGCCAGTCCGGCCTCAAGGTAAGCCTCGACGCTCGCATGGAAAAATTGGCTTCGCCGACTTGGCGCGTACAATTGCTGCTCGCTGGAAAGGTGCTGACCATGCAGTGAAGGATCATTTTGAAAACATGGCCAAAATGGACAAGGATCGCTATGCACGAGAATTGGAAGATTGGAAGATCAATCAAGATAGCCAGAAGCTCGTAGGTGAAAAGAGTATTCCTCATTCATGCTCTCCGTTCTCGCCTTACTGGGAGGAGAATCAAGGAGATGACTTCGAGCCTATCGAGTTTCAAAAGAGCACAAAGACCCCAGCAAATTCTCTTCCGATCACCCAGGTAGTTACTCCCACGTTTACGACCAAGCAACCCTTAGGCCTCTCCTATGCGTCTGACCTTGCCCGAAGTGATCTCGGGTTCGGTGACTACAACGGAACAGAGCAATGGGCTTATAGCGACCGGGTTTCAACGGTACGTCCCGAAAAGCTTCGAGTCATCGAAATCGATGAAGTTGATTTTGTTAATTCGTGCTCCCTTCCCCGCATGGGCTATAAGAACCCACGCGAAACCATGCTTCGATACACAAATTTTTATGATCGACGCCGTCCCAGATTTTCTGCAGTCTTCCAGGAGGAAGGAGACCGATTGGAGGATGAGCGCGCTCgttttctttcgtttcaTCATTGATGTAAACAGAATAAAAGTGATGGATACATAGTACACACATGGAATTCGAAGTCATTGTGGATGACCTAATGTAAAGTAATATTAGTTGCTTTTCATGTGTACATAATATTCTAGAAGGTTTCGCAAAAGTGCTGTGGTAGCAGAAGTGAACCTCTGAAAACCTCTCAATACACGAAGTTAAGGCGAAGTTACTTTCTCAGAAATTGTTAGTATGCCGTTGCTTTTGACAGTAGTTGTCTTGACAACTATCGATCCGTCGTCATTCCTAGCTTCTCGAACCTTGCTGGTTCCTGGGGGCCCAGCGCTGTCTATCTGACGATCCATCACACTTGGGTCAGGAGGGAGGAAAAGCTCCCCTGATTGAATTTTGTCAAGCGCTGGACAGTCGGGCGGTGAAACGCAGCAGCCGCAAAAAGGAAAGCACTGGATGTAGCAGAGCGAGCAGACTGGCTGGTCGACGTACAGCTTGCTCCAAGGAAAACTAGCCACATAGTAGCAACAAAAATACTGACAGGCACAAGCGCATGTTTTTGTCGGCCTTACAAGACCGATGTCGAGACAAAGACAGGCGAACTTGCAGGTTTCGTTATTCTCTTTTTCCGTCACAAAGCCGCATCCACGAGGGGTTCCGTTAAAAGAAAGACAGGCGGCTTGTCGAATACACAAACAATCTCCCGATGTCATGCATAGACAGACAACTGTATTGCAATCGCAACCGTTataacagcaacagcagccgTTGGCCATGCAGCGAACGTCATCGTCTTGTTCCATGGCAGTCTTTCAATATCTTGCTGTCATTAAAATCGTCGCTTCGTCGCGGACGCGTAGAAAAAGAAGGGTCAAAAAGTATCACAGTGATAACAAAAGAAGCTTTGCCGCGATGACTGTGAAGAGGAGTTGTCGTGTTGAATTGCCGTCGCCGTGTCGAGTTCTTTTTCATTCCGACTCTTTTCGATTTGTTCTTTCACCGTCGACACGAGAGAAATTAGCGAATAGAGTCGATGCTTTGAAAATAGGAAAACCGCCAATTTAGGTCACGAAAAGTTGAAAAATCTCTATTTGGGTGAGATCCGAAAATTATCAACCTAACTTCAGGATGACCGCGAAACGGCTTCTGGTTAGATTTAACACTTTCGATAGTCTAGAATCCAATGCTCGTTGCGATGCTCTTTGTACGATCTaattttttcaatttttcgtGAGACCCAAATAGCGGTTTTactcttttggaaaaggacAAAACACAGCGacaaattgactgtgagagaatTCTTTTGGACTTGAAATACACATCGACACTTATCGATCTTGAGCCCTTCGCGATTTCAAGACCTTCCAAATTCAACATGTATATGATCCGCCCTATGTAGATCGAGATGTGGAAAGGGCTATTTGAAGCGTGAAGTAATGTGAGAGTGCTCCAAAAATCGACCAATACTGCGGGTCTCAAGCTTTTCTCATAGGATTTCTGGAGGAGACATCGAGCGCCAAAAGAGAGCGTGCTAATTCTTTCATTCAAAGTGAGCTTGCAAAATTTCGTAGACCGAAGGTACCAAGGTCGTCGTTACGTTTTGAGTGTCGTAAATGTTGTACCATAATTTTCAAGAAATTTACAGTTCTGTATCATTTCATTCCGTTTCCAAAGTACTGTGGTATTGTCGTAtctcgctgactgtgagtcaccAGACGCTTTCTGACACGCGAGAAGAATGAAGAGAGCACGGGAGCCGAAGAAAATAGGATTGTTCTCGTTGTGCCCCTGTCGCTATAGTAGACCATAGGGAGCAAGAACCAAACGTGACACACTTATGGACAAAAGTGAAATAGAAGTAACCCCGCGCGAAAAAGTGCTTTTGCGCCGGACGGATAGAGACTTGTTTTCTTGAGAAAAAGCTCCATAATCCGAATACCAGGAATAGTGCAAAACCCAGCTGAATTAAGGTACGCGTATCTGCGAGGCCAAGAGCATAACGTTAGGCCACTCCGATCCCTGACCCGTTCCAACCCCAGCGAAAGCTATTCATTCCGACGACTGAGAGCAGAATTCACAGTCTAAAGAACGATACAGGATCTGTAAAGCGGCCCAAAACTGCGGGACGAAATAGCTTACTGCGAAGGAAATCAGTTACCCCTGTCTGCAAAAGGTTGTTATACCAAGCGCCGGCCTTCCCGTTGCTGTTTGTATACTCCGATGATCGAAAAAAAGGATTCTGACTTTGATCAGACGGTTTCGTCCCGGGACGAACCTATCATGGACGTACCGATTCTAGTCCTGAAAGACTTGCAACGAGACGGTACGGACACCGCCGACCAAGCAATTCGACAAGGAATGGATCTTGGTTGTCTTTGGGTCGACATCGGCGATGGCTGTGACGCTCTGCAAGACACTGGTGTATTGTGGTCCCACGTGGAATCATTTTTCAACACTGCACGTGATGCTCCCCACTGGAAATCATCCCGTTTCACGGCTCCACAGGACCCATACCTCGATGCCCTCATGCATTCCGTTTACGTCAGTGGGTCGCATTATTTTTCGAGACCGAGTTTCGAGTCATCGACCATATTTCCCGACGACGCAGCTAGTAAGGCCCCGGAGTGCTTGGCCGACATTGACCCACTACTGTTTCAGGTCCAGAATGTCATGGTAGATGCCGCCAACCAGATCTTTGCGTACATTGGTGAGCGTGTTCTCGGGATCGAAGCAGATTTTTTGGCAGCGGCTCCCGAAAAGCGTACAAATACCCTCACGTTGCACCGCGTTGCCCCCGTCGCGGAAGAGGAGGAACAAAAGACGGCCGCGCAGGAGCATTTTGATTTCAATGTTGCCAACGTTCTGCTGTACAATTATTGCCGCGGCTTCAAAATTTATCGAGACAAAGTTTGGTACCAGTTGGCGGAACCTACGAAACCGAATTTGTTGCTTTTCGATTTTGGGTCGGTGGTCAGTATTCGGAGCAACCGGCGAGTTGCGGCCCTCTTTCACCGCGTTGACTCGCCTATTCTGACCGAAGACGAGAGGGCAGCCTGGGGGTCTCGTTTGTCGTTGGTTTGCCCTATTGTTCCAGCACTACCGCAAGAGATAGAAACCCATCCCAAGCTTTTGGACGAGAGCATCGACGGTGGGAAATCGCCGTTTGATCGTCACACGTATCGTGACCACGTCTTTTACGCCAGCAAGCACTACACCATGTTGAGCAAGCACGTGGTCTTTGACGATCCCAACTACAACAAGGCCGTCTCCTTTCAAATGAGAGGGGCGGCCTTTTCCGTTTTGCGTACCAAATTCCGCGCGACCTGGGGGAGCCTGTTTGGACAGAAGGCCCGTTAATGACACCGTAACGGTGTGAACAACAACGTGAACCAAAATGGATCGTACTTCCATCGGCATAGACGGTGCAGTACTTGTTTCTAGCCATTTGACAGCGTTCACTACCAATTACATTGTATACACTTTCTACACACATACTTTTTTGTCCACCCGGGACGCCTCTCATAGACGTGCTCTACCATCTGAGACCTACCACCATAGGAATCCGTACCGTCTCGACGTTGTCGTTTGGACAGTGCTGGTTCCATCGGGATGGGTAGTGGTCGTGGTGGTCCTCGTAACGAGCGGTTCCCTCCCTTCCATAGTCTGGTAGCGCGGTGCGGGAACGGGAAAGACTTCGGACTGGATCTGATCGAGCGCGGGGCAATGGGTGGTGCCGTGCCGTGCCGCAGCCACAGTGTGGACAGCACTGCAAACAAGAGATTGCCGCAGATAGGTTGCGCCACGTACAAAGGACTCCAGGGGAAAGCTGCTCACGTGGGAACTTGTGTAAGGTCTGGTGCGCCACATCGCCACACTTGGTCGGGCAAAAAGGAGGCCCAGGTCGAAAAACAGAGCAATCCAATTTCGAAGATTTCACCGCGCGTGCAGTCAATGACAATTCCATATCCCCGGGACTtggtattgactgtgatgaGCGAGAAACAACAGGAGTGGCGGAGGCCCGGGCAACCAGTGGAGCTACGAGTCACGCACGCGAGTCTGTTGCAAGTCGCATCCCTGGTAGCAGAACAAACATTTCGATTCCATGCATGGCCCACTCAGGTTCCCTTGGTAGGTGGGTAGACACGTTCGTTTTGGAATAAACGTCCTCTGCAACAAACGAAAATTGTGATTGCTGTGATTTGTCAACTTCGTATCCAAAGGCGCCAAACCAGCAGAGGGAATAACCGACCCAAAGGGCGACACGAAAGAGATACCCTGCCCTAGACCTTTGATCTGTTGCTCCTGTTTGGTCGAGGCATACTCTATGCCGTAAGGCAGTTGGGGAGATCTTAAATCTTGTGAAAGCTTGTCACGTTCGATTATGTAACATAAGCCTGTGCCGAACCATATGCAAATGAGATGCCAATCTCCTTGGGAGTTACAGTTAGAAGGAGTCACGCAAACTCATGATTGAATTATGGTAGCGTCGACGGGTGGACAGAAGGAATTCGAAACGAATTAACGTGGACTGCGAGGTGACTTTTGAatcgaggaaattcactaatgtaaaggggatggaaaaaggtgaaaactcccttaaaggggacagaacgtgttcactctaagtagcatcatttggcgctcaaaaattgttatgtattcaaactatataaactaacagtaaacaacaaaattttaaccttgatgccgacgtttcccgccacgatgtttattgcatggtctccgatgagagtgagatatgcgatcgtactcgtcttcgtcgttggtaaaAAGTGCCACCCACCGCTTGGGATGCTGAACAATCAACGTACCTCGcattcggacgacggcgcgattgctggagatcgaacgacgttgtggcggtcgtcgaagactcggaggggtcgacgatcccttccaaaattcgatgggGACCGTACAAATAAAACGTAacctcggcattgacgtgTGCCCCTGAatgcttgtcatgttggGGCTGCTTTCTCATCCAACACGCAGATTTCCTCgttaaaattttgttgtttagtttaaatagtttgaatacataacaatgtttgagcgccaaatgatgctacttagagtgaacacgttctgtcccctttaagggagttttcacctttttccatcccctttagtgaatttcctccTTTTGAATCCGCCCATGACGGCACACTTTTGAATATTCGACAAGGGAACGTCCATCCATTCATCACTCTGCATTGCACTCTCATCGGTTAGGACCCCCTTCCTTTGGTGTACGCTGAAATCCATGCTCGTATGTCCTCCGCTTGAACGTCGGTCGGTATGGAAGCGGATGTTCCCCTCCCACCGTCCGTGTACGTTGTAGCTTGTGGATACCGGCAGACCTTCATCCCCAAGTCGGGCTTGACCTTTCCAGCCTGGCTCGTTGCGTGCGGTGCGTCACCTCCCGTGTCCACACCCGATTCCGGATGCGCGACCGTCTCTGCCGTGCGAGTCAATGTCGCTTCGACGTCGCTCCGGTGGCGCACGAAACGTGACTTTGGACGTTTGGGACGGGTGGCGGCCCGGACCGCCACGATTGTTTGGCCCAAGGCGGCGTGGCGCAAACTGTCCGACCAAAGTCCCTGGCAGCGACCAAACGACGACACGATGTCGCTATCATTCGATCCAGTTAAGATGTGGAATCCTTCATCGGGCGACCATGACGTTGTTGACAATCAGTGGCACCCGTGCATGAAGAAGAGCCTCCTCCAAATCGACCAGTTTCTACAACGAGTAGCGTGGGCCTGTCGACATTCCCATACTGCGCATCCTGATTTGATGCGCGCGTGGAACGAATTTTGTCGGGACCAGGATAGCGACCAGGTTTTGCTCGACGGTTGCGACGCGAACTTGTGGCCCCCGTCCCCTGTTTCACTCAATCGGGTATCAACGGCCCAGCAGGGGAACGCCTGGGGTCAGTACTTTTGTACACCCGCAAACGCTCGACAACTCACCCAATGCTTCTGGAAGCGACTTTTGTCTCTGCGTCGATCCGACAGTAACCTTCTCGTTGTTGAACCGAGCTGCGGCCACGGACAAATCGTGTGGGCCCTGGCCCAGCACGTACACGATACAGCGATGCCCAAGCTGTCCGTACTGGGATTGGATATTGACGAGGCTGCGGTGGACTACTGTCGAGCTCAAGCAGACTCCCGATTGAAAATTGATTCTACTGCTCACTGTGACGTACGATGGACGACGGCCGATTTCTTGCGGTCCCGACGTCCATTTCTGATTCCTATCGACTCGGATGGCGCAGACAATAAATCCTGTACCGTCGCCATGATTGGCGGCCCTCCCTATTCGGCGGGTGCCGGTGGAGGGAAAGAGGATGGGGACATGCAACTAGATTTGCCGACCCGATTCGTCGCGCACGCACTACAGGAATGGCAGGCGATCGTTGTGGCTTTTCTCATGCCTTCGCGATGTCGAAACACCACGTACAGTCTGCCTCAAGGCTACCGACACGAGTCGATCGAGTTGCATGCTCCCAGTGTCTTTCACTTTCAAGGAAACATCCCAGTACAGCAGCCATCGATTATTCAGTGTTTTTGGAAGGAAGCCTAGAGTGTACACTGACCCTACATAGTTAGTTTGTTCTATGCTGGCGTCCGCATTCGTCAAAGTACGACAGAGCGACAGAAATCAATGTCACGGTCTTGTTCCGAGAGTAATGTAAACGACCCGACGATCGCCCGACGAGTCCTCCAAAGTTAGCGCGACTTTCTCGCCCGGTACACGCGTATCCAGATCCTTTCGCAGCGCATCATAAGAGTTCACTGCGTTCCCTCCAATCGCTACAACAGCGTCTCCGTATTGCACACTGGCGTCTTGCTCGAAAACGCGTATTGCTTGGACGCCGGCCTCCGCCGCAGGTGACTTGCGCATGACCTTCGCAACCCAGTTTTTGCTTCCCAAGGTGCAATTTGACGTTGCTTTGACGATCGCGAGTCCCAACCAAGCTTGATATTGGGTCCCTTTCTTGACCCGATCAGTCCGTATCATACGTTCTACGACGTCTTTCACTTCATCCGAAGGCACGGCAAACCCGATACCGGCACTGCTACCCGAGGTGGTCACAATTGCCGTATTCACGCCGACTACTTCCCCCTTTAAATTGAGCAAAGGCCCACCCGAATTACCGGGGTTAATGGCGCAGTCTGTTTGAATGCAGTTGCGGATCGGTGGAGATACCATACCGTCGTTCCCTCGTGTGCGCAATTCCCGGTTCAAAGCCGATACGACACCGGTCGTGACGGTGTTGTCGAGACCAAAGGGATTGCCAATAGCAATCAAGCCCTGACCGACGAGCAAGTCGGAAGAAGCACCAAACGACATGGGAGCTAGCCAGGGTGAAGTTTCTTTGGGCGTCACGATTTTGAGGACGGCCACGTCCAACGCAGGGTGGACGTCGACAATTTGACACAGTTGGTAGTCTGTCTTGCTGTTGATTCGTACGTAGACTTTAGGGAGAGGGGCGCGTAAAGTGGTAGGATTCAATATTTGTTGCAGCGTCGTATTGACCGTGCGGAATGCCAAACCGGTAATGTTCGTGACGTTCTGGGCCAGACGGTCCAGGCCGCTTTCGTAGATTTCACTCATTCTTTGGAGCTGATAGGCACGTTCAATCACGTGATAGTTCGTCACCAGATAACCTTGCTGATCCACCACGAAGCCGGACCCGGATCCCAACCCTCGTCCAGGGGGTAGATTGAAAGAGTCGTCGGTTTTGTTGTCTCGGCGGCGCCCTCTAATCTGTGGCGATGGCCTTTGGTCCGGCAACACTGAAGTTACAAAGGCCACGGAGGGTCCACGCTCACGCACTACGGACACCACAACGCGCTCGTCTTGAGATAAATTTTGCTCGATCTCCGATGCCGGGACAGATATTGTGGCTAGACATTGCGTGGATGAACACTTGGAATGATGAGGACGAAAAGAGAATGGCCGAACGCCTGTGCCAGCGGAAGGGCGGAAGGATTGAGACTCAACCAGCAGGAAGCTCAGTAAGATCAGGCTTGCGCAAGAAATAACGGCTTTCATGTTAGTATTTTTAGAAAAAAGAATACTCAAGGCTTTGGCACGTCTTTTGACGTATAATCGTCATGGTGCCCTTGCCATCGACGGCTTGCAGTGAATAGATTGTATTGCCTTCGCTTTCGCGAAAGGAATGAGCTGGTTGGGTGTCGTAGGCGACTCTAGAATGTCCTGACCCCTTCGCAaggaactcacagtcaatagagTGTTTTAACGCTCAATTTTACAGTTTGTAGAGAAAATAAGTCGAAGTGTGACATGTCTCGAAAAGAGCGACAAGTCTTAAATTAGGTAGTGTGACAAGACTAGCCAAGCAGTTTTCTAGAATATGAACGATGCTTATGTTTCGGCAGTGAGGATATAATCATACATTGCGGAGGAGTAAGTAAGCAAAAACAGCCCACAAAGAAGTGACAAATGTAATCATTGACAGTGTAATTACAATAAAGGCCAACTTTTGGACCTAGTAGCTAGTAGTAGTGAAAAACTCCAAAATAGCTTTCACAAAAACAGCTAATACCATAAATGAAAAATTAAGAACCTGTTTGTTgcgtctctgttgtcgaTTTATCGGTCGAACACGCAGAATATTAATGAAAGATGAAAGAAATCGCTTTTGAAGTTCGATccattgcttccaaaatctcATAAGATTCTGCAATTCAAAATATATTTTCGACTCGAATCTGCGATGACCTCTTTCACGAACGGACTCCATTTATTCGCGTCCTTTGGATGCATAGGCTCGGTCACTCGAGCTACTCTAAGAATAGTAAATAGAAAACGTATATGGTACTCGTATTTCACTTACGTTTAACAACTTAGCAGAAATTTATCCATTGAACGCCCTTTTACAAAGAGTTTCTTTGAACTTGTGTTGGTGAATCTTCAACGGAAAGAGCTTGTATTATTAATTGGTTGTCGTCGGAGTTGAATTTTTATATCCAACTTCACCTTACAGTCCTACAATCGGAGTCAAAGATGGGAGTGTTCGGATTGTGCCGTCATATTTGTCTCGTCATCAGCTGCTATGGTATGCATCTCGGTCGTACGGAAATGCATCGACAATCCAGAGTTCTGCTCCCAGCTCTGGCGTAGTGACGCACTCCAACAAGTGACCTATCGGTCGCTGGAAGTGGCTGTACACGAGTCATTTTGAGGCCCAGAATTAAGCCTGCCCAATGCATGAGCAAGTATTCGCTCAAAAGTGACATTCACCACGCTCTAGAGTAGTGTATAGCTTGGCTTGGTCGAAATTGATAAACACGAGTACGAAAAAAGGAATTCATAAGAATATTTATCTAGTGAAAAGTGACACAGAAAAGACTTAGATGAAAAAAAAATGCAAGTGTTGTTTTGCTTTCTCTACTAGGCCGCCGGGGCAACATTCAACGCTTTGTGTGGGTCGCAAGCGAAGATGACTGTTGTTAGGTATCGATAGAATTCAGGATCGGCGCACGCCATTTCGTCGCGATCAACAGATGATAATAAGATCCTGGTGAGAATGTGCCTGAATTTGATTGTGTTTTCTCGCTCCATGAAGTGGTAGTAAAGGAAAGTGGTGTTGTTCAGCAGAGCCGTAAGTAGAAGATTCAATTCAGCTCGTCCTTTACAATCTACGGAAAAATTTACAGCCATATGTCCCATGACTCCGAGGACTGTTTCGTAGATGCGTAAGGCGTTTCGAAGCATTCCGCAATTTCCTTCGTGCAGCCCAGCTTGATGATATGCAAGTCCCATATTGAAAAGTAAAACTGCGGAAGAGACCTGGAGTAGGTCCAACGTATTGGCAAAGGTAGAGGACATGGTAGCTAAGACAAAGGCCCTATCGAAAATATTGAACAAATTCCCTTCAACTGACCCCCTTGTGTCTACAGAGAGGTAGTAAGATGGTACATCTCTTGCTGGATAGAGGATCCTGTGCGTAGACGAGAATGACGGAAGGGAGTCTGGAGCTTCGACTTCAAATATTTCCGCTACCGTGTTGTGCTTTTCCTTGAAGTCGCCTGCTGGCAGAACCTCATTCTGGATCGTTGTCAAGGCTGCGCCAAGCAGTTCAATCGCCTCGTGATAACACCTTTGATTCATTAGATAAGCGGCCTTAGAACTGACAGCTGCATATCGGGAAGGAGCCATTGTCAGAGAGTCAACTTGCTAAGAGAATGACgtcgttggaagaaaaataTGCTAACAAGCAAGCAAAGTGCCTTCGAAGTGCAGCGAGATCGCAAAAACATCGATTTCGATTGGTGGAAAAGGAGTC
The sequence above is drawn from the Phaeodactylum tricornutum CCAP 1055/1 chromosome 21, whole genome shotgun sequence genome and encodes:
- a CDS encoding predicted protein — translated: MTTYFEKKTPVYYSPGKAVAPSAIGDAFALPVGAEEPKPKRPLSAYNFFFKRERQDILRNTPVRPQGKPRRSHGKIGFADLARTIAARWKGADHAVKDHFENMAKMDKDRYARELEDWKINQDSQKLVGEKSIPHSCSPFSPYWEENQGDDFEPIEFQKSTKTPANSLPITQVVTPTFTTKQPLGLSYASDLARSDLGFGDYNGTEQWAYSDRVSTVRPEKLRVIEIDEVDFVNSCSLPRMGYKNPRETMLRYTNFYDRRRPRFSAVFQEEGDRLEDERARFLSFHH
- a CDS encoding predicted protein; the protein is MIEKKDSDFDQTVSSRDEPIMDVPILVLKDLQRDGTDTADQAIRQGMDLGCLWVDIGDGCDALQDTGVLWSHVESFFNTARDAPHWKSSRFTAPQDPYLDALMHSVYVSGSHYFSRPSFESSTIFPDDAASKAPECLADIDPLLFQVQNVMVDAANQIFAYIGERVLGIEADFLAAAPEKRTNTLTLHRVAPVAEEEEQKTAAQEHFDFNVANVLLYNYCRGFKIYRDKVWYQLAEPTKPNLLLFDFGSVVSIRSNRRVAALFHRVDSPILTEDERAAWGSRLSLVCPIVPALPQEIETHPKLLDESIDGGKSPFDRHTYRDHVFYASKHYTMLSKHVVFDDPNYNKAVSFQMRGAAFSVLRTKFRATWGSLFGQKAR
- a CDS encoding predicted protein produces the protein MGSGRGGPRNERFPPFHSLVARCGNGKDFGLDLIERGAMGGAVPCRSHSVDSTANKRLPQIGCATYKGLQGKAAHVGTCVRSGAPHRHTWSGKKEAQVEKQSNPISKISPRVQSMTIPYPRDLVLTVMSEKQQEWRRPGQPVELRVTHASLLQVASLVAEQTFRFHAWPTQVPLVGG
- a CDS encoding predicted protein encodes the protein MEADVPLPPSVYVVACGYRQTFIPKSGLTFPAWLVACGASPPVSTPDSGCATVSAVRVNVASTSLRWRTKRDFGRLGRVAARTATIVWPKAAWRKLSDQSPWQRPNDDTMSLSFDPVKMWNPSSGDHDVVDNQWHPCMKKSLLQIDQFLQRVAWACRHSHTAHPDLMRAWNEFCRDQDSDQVLLDGCDANLWPPSPVSLNRVSTAQQGNAWGQYFCTPANARQLTQCFWKRLLSLRRSDSNLLVVEPSCGHGQIRCPSCPYWDWILTRLRWTTVELKQTPD
- a CDS encoding predicted protein, with protein sequence MKAVISCASLILLSFLLVESQSFRPSAGTGVRPFSFRPHHSKCSSTQCLATISVPASEIEQNLSQDERVVVSVVRERGPSVAFVTSVLPDQRPSPQIRGRRRDNKTDDSFNLPPGRGLGSGSGFVVDQQGYLVTNYHVIERAYQLQRMSEIYESGLDRLAQNVTNITGLAFRTVNTTLQQILNPTTLRAPLPKVYVRINSKTDYQLCQIVDVHPALDVAVLKIVTPKETSPWLAPMSFGASSDLLVGQGLIAIGNPFGLDNTVTTGVVSALNRELRTRGNDGMVSPPIRNCIQTDCAINPGNSGGPLLNLKGEVVGVNTAIVTTSGSSAGIGFAVPSDEVKDVVERMIRTDRVKKGTQYQAWLGLAIVKATSNCTLGSKNWVAKVMRKSPAAEAGVQAIRVFEQDASVQYGDAVDLDTRVPGEKVALTLEDSSGDRRVVYITLGTRP
- a CDS encoding predicted protein, with amino-acid sequence MAPSRYAAVSSKAAYLMNQRCYHEAIELLGAALTTIQNEVLPAGDFKEKHNTVAEIFEVEAPDSLPSFSSTHRILYPARDVPSYYLSVDTRGSVEGNLFNIFDRAFVLATMSSTFANTLDLLQVSSAVLLFNMGLAYHQAGLHEGNCGMLRNALRIYETVLGVMGHMAVNFSVDCKGRAELNLLLTALLNNTTFLYYHFMERENTIKFRHILTRILLSSVDRDEMACADPEFYRYLTTVIFACDPHKALNVAPAA